GCGGTCCCCGGTTGCCCGCGCTGCTGTTTTGACTCTGCATGACCCCGATGACCTGCGGGGCTCTCTGCTGATTGGGAGAAGAGTTCTGACTCGTTAACTGGATCAAGGAGGACGACCTTTGTAATGGCGGATTGTTACTTTGCTGGAAAGAGTTACACAACACGGTTTTACTGTGGAAAACACGTGCACGCAGACTACCAATGGGGACAGGAAAAAAGAGTGCGGGACTGATCCCGCATGACCAGCAGGAAGAAGGGCTTCTGCAATGGCCCCGCTCAGGAGAGCAGGTGGAAAACAAATATCTGGTGATGATGGCAGGAGCCGCTGCCCGAAAAACACCATGCAGACACACAAAAAcgaaaaataaaagtagaaaacaaaacaccaaagagACGAGGAGGTCTCTGGGGCAGCAGGGCAAGGGCATGAGCAGGCCTTACTTTTGTTTCTGAGGTTCTAGCTTCAGGTCAGGATGAACGCTTGGTTCAGCCAGATGTTTAGCAGCCTACACGGCGAGCAACAGTCACAGAAAAACAGTTGGAGGCTGACATGCTGACCTGCGGTCTAGGGGCTGAGAGAGCCTTCTGCTAGGGAGTCCTGTGAgccaggggggtgggggctcctggctggatGGCTAGTCCACCTCTCAACCACGAGGGCTCCTGGCTCTGGCCTCCGGTAAATAAATACAGGAGCACCAAGCTAGAGACCCCCAGGTCGTCATGGTCATACCTGCACCCAGGAACTCCCCGCTTTGTGATGAGTCCTATCTGAGTCATCCCACAGCCTCCTGAGGGTGGGGGTCAGTGCCAGATGTCTGGCCACCACAGGCCCTCCTACCTTAGCCCGTAGGCCTGAAGGACGGATGGGGCTTTGGCAATGGGCTCAGAGTCCAACAAGTAAGAGGTAAGGATTTAAGATCAGTAGGTGGGTTTACTTGGCCTGTTGAGACCCTGCCTAACACACCTGGCCACCCTTTCTTCTGGGCCCCCAACCCTCCACTCCCATAAACAAATTCAGGGTGCCCCTGGttcgggtgggggaggggtatgCACTGCTACAGATTCCCACTTGTCTGTGGCATCTCTCGCTGTCATGCTTGAGAGAATTAGCCTACTGCTGGGTTGTGGGACCCCTTTGTCTAGGGAGGTGGAGCCAGCTGGTCTTTCAGCCCTGTTCCCAGCCCTCCCTTCCTGCCAGGACCCTCCACATGGGGCACCAACAGCACAGGCAGGAGAGCCGGTCAGCTTCAGTTCTGCTCCGGGGCTGCTCCTGCCCAGCTGTGGCCTCAGGactgtttccttgtttataaagGGAGCAAAAGCAGCTGACCCCCCTGGTGCTCATGCTGCCCTCCACTCCGGCTCCCGAGGGGGTGCCACTGAGCCACTTGCCacgcagagggaagagaagccaaGTGGGCATTCAGCTCTAGAGGGAGAGACCAACTGCTCTGCTCCCAAATCTGCTGGAACTCAGGGGGactcccctcctgtcccctccaccctctcccacATCGCCAGTTGGGTCTGTAGCGGCCTGCATACCGGGACAGCCACTgctggggaggggccggggcaCGGTACCTTTGTTGCAGGTTGCGTCTGCTGTGGCAGTGGGGGCTGCTCGGTAGTTCCCATTGGCAGTTCAAATCGAGGGCTGGTCACCCCGCAGCCAGAGGGTATGAGAacaaggggaggagaagaggggatGAGAGAGGGGCCTGGCCAGGCTGTGTTCTCAAATCCTGGCCCTGGGAGCTCACAGGCAGCCTGTGCCCAAGCACAGAGCAACACGCCTGAATATGGGGTAGCtgctggctctgagctcagccccTGGAGCTTTGGAGAAAAGGGGCAAAAAGAATGGATTCGCCTGGGCTCAGACCCAGCTCTGTTTACACCTGGCTGCTAGGACCTGGGGACCTGCAGCAAGAGCTACTTTCCAAGGGCTTCGGAAGTGGGAGCTCCTCCCAACACATGCCCCTCCCTGAGGGTCTAACTCAGGTGGCCAGACCACCTCCAACAAGACACACTCCCTGGGGAACCTGCCCGGCCACCTGCAGGCTCCTGGGCTCTCACCTAGGGAGCTGGACCACGTCCTCAGCACCTGCCCCCTGTCCACTGTGTGGCAGTGACCAGGATACTGTGCTTCTGTGCAGGTGTCAGTGGGGTGGATGGAAGTGGCCCAGAGGTAGGAGGACGACAGTATTCTGCAGTCCCGGTGCCACCCCAGGGAGAAGTCCAAGTCCATGACCACCCAAAGTGACAGACATGGACTAAGACCTAGGAGAGGAGCTCTGAGCCCTGCTGGGCAATGAAAACCCAACTTCAGAGGCCACAGGCCTGCCTTTGACCAGGTGCCACCCCTACCACCACGTGACCCTGGCCAATGGCTgagctctgagcctcagtcttctgGGTGAGATGGGGAGGTTCTCTCTCACACAAGCTTATGAAGAATTACATGAACTAGCATACGTGGAATCTCAAACTTGGTGCCTCCACAGGGGAGGCCCCCATAATGAAGTTGGCTTCCTTTTAGGCACAGGTTCTTAACCAGAGGTCCCTAAGTGACATGCAAGATGTGAGCTTTTCTGGGGCACGGAGGCCAGCTTTCGTCAGATCTGCAACCCAGGAAAGGTTAAGTGCCAGGCTGGACAGAGCCACCTCTGAGTTCAGGGAGCAGCACTGGCCCTTGCCCCGGGCCCCATGGTGATACCGCCCAGTCAGCAAAGCCCAGGTGGACCCAGGAAAGGTCTGGAGGGCAACAGGGCCTGGGGGAACAGGGCCTGGCTACTCACTGCATGAATTTACACGAGGGTCCCTCCGGGCAGAATCCCACGAGGTAATTCACACAGATGACTCTCCGAGTATGTCGGTGCCTGCACAGGGGACCTGTGGAGCCAAACATCCGGGACGCTTGGACCCCCCGCTTCAGGGGATGGCTTCATGCCCCTGTGTAACAGAGCCCTGGCCACACCATTGCCCAGGTGCAGAGGGCAAAAGCAGGGCTTTAGATGCTGGCTCTGCCTCGGATCCATTCATTAGCAGGCAGGGCATGCCACCTCCTAAGTGCGAGTTTCCTTATTTCCTTATGCAAAATATAGGTGAGGATGCAGTCCACACGGGAGCTTTGGGAGGCTCAGGTGAGCTGAGGGTGTAGAAAAGCCTCACTGGCCCCAGGTGCATAACACCAGGTTTTGCTGGAACAGGTAGGACAGGGAGAGGTCAtgtgggcagaggaagacaggACCAGCCTTTTGCTGGGAGCCCAGTTACTCTGACACCTACCATGCTTGCAGAAGCCACGGTCATACCAAGGGCagtccttgatcttggactcgGGGTCGATGTGCAGGAAGGGGCACTCCTTGTTGCTGCACTCCCCTGCAGGGAAAGCCAGACATGAACCCATCTGGGGAAGCTCTGGGGGAGCTGGACTCAGACCCACCTCTGCTTTTCTCAAAGCTGGGCTTGCTGTGTGGCAGAGGGCCAGGTAGTTCTGGTGTCTCCTGGCCTGGTGAGTCCTGGTGAGGCTCCTCTCAGAGCCTCAGACAGACTCCTGACCTATACATGGACCATGTACATGACTTGTACATGGTGCATCCCTCACACATGTCCATGCTGCCTTGAAGGTCTATGACACAGAGCCGGGCATGGGGTGCGCAGTCATCAAATAACTCATGGCTCCACCACTTCTGCAAAGGGGGTATCCTGGGCACTGTGGGGGGCCCAAATATGCAAAAGCACCCACTGAGTCAGGAAATGACTGGTCTACTCTGATCAGCTCTTCACATCTACTAGCTGGGATGGGACAAAGGTCTGAGgattctatctttcagaacaaaAGCAGGGAGGACCTGGGAACTTGAGGCTGGATCCCTATGGCAAGAGTGTGATAAAGCCTTTGTGATGACAGCTCCTCTCAGGAGCAACTGGTCCAGCTGGCCAGCAGCATCTTTCACCCAACTTCAGGAACCATCCAGATGGGCGGCTGTGCCACATGCTTGCCGTCCCTGATCCACGTTACACATGAAAGGCCAATCTGATCACTGCTTTTCAGAGAAAATGCAAACTCCTTCCCAGACACACAAGTCCCTGTGAGGTGTAGcacacccctcccccaggctgctcctcccccagccacATTGGTACCCCAGCTGGTCACCATGAGCGGCCCCTTCTTAGCCTTCAGATCCTAGCTCCGTCTCAcctgagaggccttccctgaccattcAGCCTAAGGACAATATGGTCCTCCAGACATGGTCCCATCCCTGTCTATTTCCTTTAGAGCACTTCCTACATgtcattttcatctttgtttcacTGGTGTCAGCTGCCTCTTTCCCTGGGCTCTAGAGCAAAAGCACCAAGGGACGAGGACTGGGCCTGTCCTGTTTACTACCGTCCCTCCAGTGCCAAAGGAGGACCCTCACTTGTGTCCCGGATGATAGGAGCTGCAGACAGTACATGTGCACCAGGACAGGCTCTGTAGGGAAAGAGCAGGCAGGGGCACCAGAGGAATTGGGGGGCTGCCAGGCCCAGCAGGAATGAAGGAACCTGGGCCAGGCTGAGAGGAGCCCTTAAGAGTCTGTCGAGGAGGGCTGGCTCCCGCCTTTGGTTCCAGATGGGAGGCGGCATCCATGAAAAGAGGACGCCCTCTTCTAGTGCTGGTTCCAGTGCTGGTATGGGTGGGGCAGGACCGGGAAGCCTGGGTCCTATTTCTGACCATCTGCGCTTTGACTTCACAGCTTAAGCTACCTCTACAAAGAAAGCACAACTATCATTAATAAACCATCAGGCCACACCTGTTGGGCTGCTGGACTAATCAATATCTCCTGATGACAGCTCTGAAAGTGTATAGTGCGCCCAGCACTACTCCCACCCCCCTACCCACCACAAAGAATACAGCAGGCTTCCAGTCTCCCGCTGGGTCCCTGCACAGGGCTGGACGTCCTGAGGCTAGAGCCCATCCACATCCCAACCAAcagggctccttgctgggcagcCTCACCCACAGCACAGAGCCAGGGTATTCTAGTTCCATCAGGGAGTGTAACACCCCTGCCGAGCCCTGGCCCGCCCCTGCTTCTCCATGCAGTCCACTTAGGATGGCGAAGAGCACATGTTCTCTACACAGGGATCAAGGCAATCTCAAGGTGAGGAGTGGTGCTCTTGGCCACCAGAAAACAGCCCCTGTTTACAAACTACTACCTGGGACCACATTCCCAGAGAGGAGGAACTAACACATGCCTGGAGCGGGGTAAGGAGTCACCACGTTGGAAGCAGCAGCTGATTAGGGGAAAAGGCCAGTGTGAGCAGAAAAAAGGCCTCCAGCCAGCTGCCTGGCTTGCTCACCCACCATGTAACCCTCAGTCGTCTCCCAAACTTGCCCAAGTACTTGAAACTAGAGGGCCAGCTGAGGTTGGTGGGCACGGCCTAAGATTCTGAAGCCGGACAGCTGGGAGATGGCAGAAAGTGCATGCGCCCAGCCAGCTGCTTGTCCCCTCTGGGTCTCAGGGCTGGCAGAGGCCTCCCCGGGGCTCCTGAGGCCAGGTGTCTGCTTACCAAACTTGGAGTAGAAGTAGCACTCAGGCATCTTGGTCATGTCGTACTCATGTAGGAACTCACACTGGTCCCCCTTCTTGCACAGCCCCCGCAGCCAGTGTTTGCACACAACAGTCTTCTCACCGCTGATGTGGCGGAATGGACACATGCCCCCTGCCAAGGAAGACAGGGGGGCTGTGAGGAGGGTGGTGCCTTCGTCCCACACATCCCTCAAGTACCTGAGAGCAACATGTCCTGGAAGGTTGTGGCTGCCTCTGGCAGAAGGCAACATAATTTCAGGCAGTACATAAGCACACATCTTAGGTTTTAgtgcttattttatttcagtgtgtTTTGGGAAAACCCAACGAAAACATCAAATCATGATTTCACCAATATTACTGTAAGATGGAACCTTAACAAGCCTAAAGGTAGTGGGAAAATGAGCTTCTTTCTTAATTATAGTTCTAGTGATACACAGACATGGAAAAAATTGTAGGGGCAGTAAAGGAAAAACTAGGGTTTGGGAAACACAGCCCCCCAAAACAGAAGGTAAAGAGGATCACCAGCAGAAGCTTTGACTCCAAGTGGGTTCTACCTCTAGTTATAAGGGCTCACTTAGCATTCAagaattaagaaagagaaatgcaTCATACACAAACTGAGGGAggtctgccttcttttttttaattttttttttaatttttatttatttatgatagtcacagagagagagagagaggcagagacacaggcagagggagaagcaggctccatgcaccaggagcctgatgtgggacccgatcccgggtctccaggatcgcgccctgggtcaaaggcaggcgctaaaccgctgcaccacccagggatccccaggtctgCCTTCTGTAGCAGGTCCTGAGCAATTGGCCACCAGATGGGACACAGCCATACTCCTGGAAACTCATGTTTCTAACTCATGGCCTGGTGGGACTACTGGGGAAGACCCAACCAGAATGATGTTGTAACCGGGAAAGACCCTAGACCAGCCCCTTCTTACAGAACTTTGCACTGGTGTTCTGTATCTATGCCATCCAATATGGTGGTCACTGGCCACATGTATTAACTAG
The genomic region above belongs to Vulpes lagopus strain Blue_001 chromosome 3, ASM1834538v1, whole genome shotgun sequence and contains:
- the CPSF4 gene encoding cleavage and polyadenylation specificity factor subunit 4 isoform X3; this encodes MQEIIASVDHIKFDLEIAVEQQLGAQPLPFPGMDKSGAAVCEFFLKAACGKGGMCPFRHISGEKTVVCKHWLRGLCKKGDQCEFLHEYDMTKMPECYFYSKFGECSNKECPFLHIDPESKIKDCPWYDRGFCKHGPLCRHRHTRRVICVNYLVGFCPEGPSCKFMHPRFELPMGTTEQPPLPQQTQPATKRAPQVIGVMQSQNSSAGNRGPRPLEQVTCYKCGEKGHYANRCTKGHLAFLSGQ
- the CPSF4 gene encoding cleavage and polyadenylation specificity factor subunit 4 isoform X1, which codes for MQEIIASVDHIKFDLEIAVEQQLGAQPLPFPGMDKSGAAVCEFFLKAACGKGGMCPFRHISGEKTVVCKHWLRGLCKKGDQCEFLHEYDMTKMPECYFYSKFGECSNKECPFLHIDPESKIKDCPWYDRGFCKHGPLCRHRHTRRVICVNYLVGFCPEGPSCKFMHPRFELPMGTTEQPPLPQQTQPATKQSNNPPLQRSSSLIQLTSQNSSPNQQRAPQVIGVMQSQNSSAGNRGPRPLEQVTCYKCGEKGHYANRCTKGHLAFLSGQ
- the CPSF4 gene encoding cleavage and polyadenylation specificity factor subunit 4 isoform X2, yielding MQEIIASVDHIKFDLEIAVEQQLGAQPLPFPGMDKSGAAVCEFFLKAACGKGGMCPFRHISGEKTVVCKHWLRGLCKKGDQCEFLHEYDMTKMPECYFYSKFGECSNKECPFLHIDPESKIKDCPWYDRGFCKHGPLCRHRHTRRVICVNYLVGFCPEGPSCKFMHPRFELPMGTTEQPPLPQQTQPATKQRAPQVIGVMQSQNSSAGNRGPRPLEQVTCYKCGEKGHYANRCTKGHLAFLSGQ